The Synchiropus splendidus isolate RoL2022-P1 chromosome 1, RoL_Sspl_1.0, whole genome shotgun sequence genome includes a window with the following:
- the tubgcp2 gene encoding gamma-tubulin complex component 2, with translation MSEFRIYHDVNELLSLLHIRGGDGAEGYIDLLQKHRTPYVTTAVSAHSAKVKLAEFSKTPEDFLRKYEELKSKNRNLDPLVYLLSKLCEDKETLQFLQQNAKDRSEASANATSTTTSSVTMPQTSTKMSMQELDELRKKLDNMTASSNAPLPAEVTRKMLRDKHNKKNPTQLNPVFPPWVYDRPALLGDFITGTVPPGDSAVAVGTMPLAAQEQALVDDLLFVLIGVDGRDITAQPVLGRQNRSFIIDPTLDMSIKELVNRILPVASYYSTITRFIEEKSSFEYGQVNHALTAAMRTLMKEYLILITQLEHLQRQGLLSLQKLWFYIQPTMRTMEILASIASSVDKGDCMGGSTLSLLHDRTFNYTGDSQAQELCLYLTKAASVPYFEILEKWIYRGIIKDPYSEFMVEEHELQKEKIQEDYNDKYWDQRYTIVQHRIPSFLQKMADKILSTGKYLNVVRECGRDVTCPDAKEVLYTLKERAYVEQIEKAFNYASKVLLDFLMEEKELVSRLRSIKHYFLMDKGDFFVHFMDLTEEELQKPVDDIVPPRLEALLELALRMSTANTDPFKDDLKIDLMPHDVITQLLRVLAIETKQEKSIINSEPTDVALSGLEAFSFDYIVKWPLSLIINRKALTRYQMLFRHMFFCKHVERLLCNVWISNKDSKQYSLHSAKWFAAAFALRQRMLNFVQNIQYYMMFEVMEPTWHVMEKNLKTASNIDDVLCHHTSFLDNCLKDCMLTNPELLRIFSKLMSVCVMFTSCMQRFTQSLRLERLSREDGASNLSDQVEEVPKKKTTTKFSAEHMDAPLSNVGFETTISKFDSNFSLLLLDLLDKLSIYSTNDCEHSMISIIYRLDFNGFYTERLEKMAIERSQKAAA, from the exons ATGAGCGAATTCAGGATTTATCATGATGTCAATGAGCTGCTCAGTCTTCTTCACATTCGTGGAGGCGATGGGGCTGAGGGTTACATCGACCTGTTGCAGAAACACAGGACTCCGTATGTCACCACTGCTGTCTCTGCCCACAGTGCCAAG GTCAAATTAGCAGAATTTTCAAAAACGCCTGAAGATTTCCTGAGAAAATACGAAGAGTTGAAGTCTAAAAACAGAAACCTGGACCCTCTGGTCTACCTGCTGTCCAAACTCTGTGAGGACAAAGAG ACACTCCAGTTCTTGCAGCAGAATGCCAAAGACAGGTCAGAGGCATCAGCGAATGCCACTTCAACCACCACCAGCAGTGTCACAATGCCCCAGACCAGCACCAAGATGTCCATGCAGGAATTAGATGAGCTGAGAAAGAAGCTGGACAACATGACTGCCAGCTCCAATGCTCCACTG CCTGCAGAGGTCACCAGGAAAATGCTGAGAGACAAACACAATAAGAAGAACCCGACACAGCTGAACCCTGTGTTTCCTCCATGGGTGTACGACCGCCCAGCTCTTCTAGGAGACTTCATCACAGGAACTGTCCCACCTGGAGATTCCGCAGTGGCTGTCG GTACGATGCCATTGGCTGCTCAGGAACAAGCTCTTGTCGATGACCTCTTGTTTGTACTGATCGGGGTGGACGGGCGAGATATCACAGCTCAGCCAGTACTGGGCCGACAGAACCGCTCATTTATCATTGACCCAACGCTTGACATGTCAATTAAGGAGCTGGTGAACAGGATCTTACCGGTGGCATCATACTATTCCACTATCACACG TTTTATCGAGGAGAAGTCGTCGTTTGAGTATGGTCAGGTGAACCATGCCCTCACTGCTGCTATGAGGACCCTGATGAAGGAGTACCTGATCCTCATAACTCAGCTGGAGCATCTGCAGCGCCAGGGTCTGCTTTCACTCCAGAAGCTCTGGTTCTACATTCAGCCAACCATGAGGACTATGGAGATTCTGGCCTCTATCG CATCCTCTGTGGACAAAGGCGATTGTATGGGCGGCTCCACTCTCAGTCTGCTCCATGATCGAACCTTCAACTATACCGGCGACAGTCAGGCTCAAGAGCTGTGTCTTTATCTCACTAAAGCAGCCAGTGTTCCATATTTTGAAATCCTGGAGAAGTGGATTTACAGAGGAATCATCAAAGATCCGTACAG cGAATTCATGGTTGAGGAGCACGAGTTGCAGAAAGAAAAGATCCAAGAAGATTATAATGACAAGTACTGGGACCAGCGCTACACCATCGTGCAACATCGCATTCCATCCTTCTTGCAGAAAATGGCGGACAAAATACTGAGCACAG GTAAATACCTTAATGTGGTGAGGGAGTGCGGCCGAGACGTCACATGTCCTGATGCCAAAGAAGTTCTTTACACACTGAAGGAGCGAGCATATGTGGAGCAAATAGAAAAAGCTTTTAACTATGCCAGCAAGGTTCTACTGGACTTcctcatggaggagaaggagctggtCTCAAGGCTCAG GTCCATCAAACACTACTTCCTGATGGACAAGGGTGATTTCTTTGTCCACTTCATGGACTTGACAGAGGAAGAGCTTCAGAAGCCGGTAGACGATATTGTTCCTCCCCGCCTGGAGGCACTGCTGGAGCTGGCTCTGAGGATGAGCACCGCGAACACTGATCCATTTAAAGATGACCTGAAG ATTGACCTGATGCCTCACGATGTTATCACTCAGCTGCTGCGAGTACTGGCTATTGAGACCAAGCAGGAGAAGTCCATCATCAACTCTGAGCCCACAGACGTGGCTCTCAGTGGCCTCGAGGCTTTCTCCTTCGACTACATTGTCAAGTGGCCGCTCTCACTCATCATCAACAG GAAAGCCTTGACAAGATACCAGATGCTCTTCAGACACATGTTCTTCTGCAAACACGTGGAGCGGCTGCTGTGCAACGTTTGGATCAGCAACAAAGATTCCAAACAGTATTCTTTGCACTCTGCTAAATG GTTTGCTGCAGCCTTCGCTCTCCGTCAGAGGATGCTCAACTTTGTGCAGAACATCCAGTACTATATGATGTTCGAGGTGATGGAGCCCACGTGGCATGTCATGGAGAAGAACCTGAAGACG GCCTCCAACATTGACGACGTGCTCTGCCATCACACCAGCTTCCTGGACAACTGTCTGAAGGACTGCATGCTGACCAACCCGGAGTTGTTGCGCATTTTCTCCAAACTCATGTCCGTCTGCGTCATGTTCACCAGCTGCATGCAG CGATTCACTCAGAGTTTGAGGTTAGAACGACTTTCTAGAGAAGATGGAGCGTCAAACCTCAGCGATCAGGTCGAGGAGGTGCCGAAAAAGAAGACAACCACCAAG TTCTCAGCGGAGCACATGGACGCTCCACTGTCCAATGTCGGCTTCGAGACAACCATCAGCAAGTTTGACAGCAACTTCAGCTTGTTGCTCCTGGACCTGCTGGACAAACTGAGCATCTACAGCACCAATGATTGTGAGCACAGCATGATCAGCATCATCTACAG ACTGGACTTCAACGGTTTCTACACCGAGCGTCTGGAGAAAATGGCCATTGAAAGGAGTCAGAAAGCAGCAGCGTGA